tgtaaatgttatttttttccctcaaggATGAAATGTATTTCCACAACCAGGCAGACACCCAGTCGCACCCATGTACCTGCCATCAAAGGCAATtcgcagttaaaaaaaaacgctaATTTGACAAAAGCAGTAGATTTTTAAAGTGTATTAAGAGCACAAACTACACAAATCTTTATTTCATTAATTCACAATATGCAGTAGATGgcctgttttgttgttttgtgttgatttgtGGTGATATAACTTCATCAGATTCATCACAAAGTCCCTCTGCGCCCTATACGCTCAAGTCAAGTCCAACTTTATTATCCCACCAGGATAAATCATGTTGCAGCCAGGTATAGAAAACACATtcatcattacaaaaaaaaacataatcacaTAATGCATCATTCTAGACATATCACAGGGACGAACTGTGTGAAGGATCACTTCAAAATGAGGACAGCACAAACAAGCTGAATGCCAAATACATAAGGTGCTTAAGGTGCCCAGATCACATGCGCAAAAATTCAGAAGCTCATTGCGCAATCACTGTAAGAAAAGTCCATTTATCCATCTGTGGACGCGTTCAACACACAGCTCTCAGTCTCCATCCCTTTATGGtttgacaaggaaaaaaaagttgtcatgTCAGTCGGTTAAAATTCATTGTTGCCTGTCCAGCCAATCATAGTTTTTGACGACACAAAAGAGGCTAAAGTTGGAGTATAAAAAGGTGTGCGCTAATAAAGTATGATGCCTATCAGTGTGGGACATTAATCCAAACCCAGTCCAGTCCAGTCGCGCATCAggtccagcacacacacacacagggatctCTTTTTGAAACCAAACTTGCACACCTTAAGAGACAATGCATCTGTCTCAGATTGTGCTGTATCTCAGCTTGCTGGTTGCTTTGGGTCCAGTGGTTTTGAGTGACCAAGAGACGCACCAGCAGCCGCCCTCTGCAGCCAGCCCAGGAGAGACGGAGCAGTGCGCCACCTGCGAGGTCCGGCAGCAGATCAAAACCATGCGATTAAACGCGATCAAGTCTCAGATTTTGAGCAAACTGCGAATGAAAGAAGCTCCCAACATCAGCCGAGACATCGTGAAGCAGCTGCTGCCCAAAGCGCCGccgctgcagcagctcctcgaCCAGTACGACGTGCTGGGAGATGACAACAAGGAtgtggtgatggaggaggacgaCGAGCACGCCACCACGGAGACGGTCATGATGATGGCCACTGAACGTGagttttttatttcactttgttgatttttttgcaTGTTGAAAAGGTTTGTGTGACTGGACCATacaatttctttttctttttttttttatctgtgtcCTGGCACATGAGGTGGAACTATGGAAGCCcatttgaagcccaaaaaatagAGATCTTAAATCAAAATTATGAGCCACGTTAAAAATTGACTTGTATAATATTGACATGATTTAGTCAAAACTGCATATTATGATATACTCTTAtaagtttgatttttttttttttgtcgaaTTGGGACATTATATCTAAGCAAGtcttaaaaatattgatttcatcATATTCGTGACTCAGAATTTGTTTGAGTAGTTTTTACTTGAATTTAAGACGTCTCCAAAATAAGCTTTTACGCACGAGACAGAGCGCACTGGAGACGCTATAAACAGTCTTTATTTTGACAACACATATCTTTACTGGGTTTTTATAGTGGAAATGTGAATAAACCAACATCACCAAGATGTAAAACTGGATATGGGTCGGTGCGTTTTGGCACATGCACAGCGCGCGCGTCATGGAGAGTTTTCTAAACTTTATTATCACCTCTTCCAGAGTTCAGGGATCAGAATCAGTATCAGAgccagaatcagaatggtgtttattgccaggtgtaagaggtaaaCACTAGGAatctgctttggttttgttggtgcaaatgagcagtataataacaaaagaatagataaaaacgttagaataaaataagaataaaaaaaatgcaatttctaccaatatacaaactaagttataaacaaaaataaacatgatataaacagatagtacaaatgtttatttatttactatatcTGTAAAAGTCAACCTCACATGGTCATTaaacctttttctctctcccctatctctctctctctccagccgcGTCCATCGTCCAAGTGGCTGAGGAACCAAAGtgctgctttttctctttttctccaaaGTTTCAAGCCAGTCGAATAGTCCGGGCTCAGCTCTGGGTTCATCTGCGACCGGCCACCGAGGCGACCACCGTGTTCCTGCAGATCTCCCGCCTGATGCCGGTCACAGACGGGAGTAGGCACATCCGCATCCGATCCCTGAAGATCGACGTGAACGCCGGGCTCAGCTCCTGGCAGAGTATAGACGTCAAACAAGTGTTGACTGTGTGGCTGCGGCAGCCGGAGACCAACTGGGGCATCGAGATTAACGCCTTTGATTCCAGGGGAAATGACTTGGCCGTGACCTCCACAGAGCCTGGAGAGGAAGGACTGGTGAGATGAACACTCATTTCAACATTAAACTGAAACCTTGTGATGATCAAGTATTACAAGAAGTGATAACTAGCAGTTCATCTCATATACAGTAGGTACACGTACAGGACTGAATGGTGTTGGTGGCAGAGTTGCAGCAGCTGAAATGAGCTCATTAGATCTGGGACTCTTGTGCTAATCAATGTGATTGCTATTGTAATAGATTACAATAATTGGACCATCCTGTATGAAataaaattcatttttaaaagtctaatttggtttttaaaacaaaacacattctcATACCTGCACATAGTCAGAGCAGGCTCAGGTCCAGGGAATGGCTCATGTGCTACAGGCCCGTCCACACCTGGTTCTTGGCTTCATTGTATTTCAATAAGCCATCTATATACATGGAGGTTTGTGTCTTCAACAATgacaaaatgaaacacaaaaaaatttaaGATTATAGTGTACTTACTGATAAAAGAATGAACAGTAAATGAATCaaataaaatggtaaaataGCACATTTATTTCACCTATCAGCAAAAAACAAGCTCAAAGGTTTTAACTTTGGGCTTTCTAGAGGTTTTACTGTGCAGAGAGGCTTTGCACAGTCAGCAGGTGGTTAAACATTCATGCATTTCATGGCTGCTGGAAGAGGGAATCAAGATTTAAGACTTTTGAAAGCTGTTAATCAACACAGACTCCATGCAGGCGCACACCTGCATTTGGACAAATTCCCAGTCCACATAACCTCAAATGGTATTGCTTGATTACATAAAAGTTCACCTGCCCCACATTCCTTCAAGTATTCTGTGTGATTGTGCAAATCAGAGTAattgcctgcacacacacacacacacacacacacacacacacacacactgctgctatCAATGACAAACACTTGTCATACGTCCCAAATACTGGCACAGGGCTCTGAGGCAATTAGAATACCTAGACGTCTGTGGTTAACCAACCGTCGGATGATTCAATTTCTCTAAAACTCAAAGTTTCATAATATTATCGTGCCATGTTTGAAAACCGGCAGCCAAAAGGGCACCAGGTTAAAAGATGTAAGGCGAATGCTGTCATCCGCCTCCTTTTGCAAACCAGCTATTTTTCAAAGTATTCATACGCCGCTCTGTCGTTGCAGCAACCGTTCATGGAGGTGAAGGTCTCAGAGGGCCCGAGGCGTGCCAGGAGAGACGCGGGCCTGGACTGTGACGAGAACTCTCCAGAGTCCCGGTGCTGCCGTTATCCGCTCACGGTGGACTTTGAAGACTTTGGCTGGGACTGGATTATTGCCCCAAAGCGCTACAAGGCCAACTATTGCTCCGGGGAGTGTGAGTACATGCACTTGCAGAAGTATCCGCACACCCACCTGGTGAACAAGGCCAATCCCAGAGGGACCGCGGGCCCCTGCTGCACCCCCACCAAGATGTCGCCCATCAACATGCTCTACTTTAACCGAAAAGAGCAGATCATCTATGGCAAGATCCCTTCCATGGTGGTGGACCGTTGTGGATGCTCTTGAGTTGTGACGGAGACCCTGGCGAGAGGGAGGCGAGGACGGAGGGGCTGTGGCTCAGTCCGGCCTCCGACTTCAGACTTTTTGACACAACCAATCCACCAGTTCCAATGCTTTCCTGCAGAACACGGAGCAATAGAACCAGAGTAGAGGCCACAAA
This DNA window, taken from Sebastes fasciatus isolate fSebFas1 chromosome 14, fSebFas1.pri, whole genome shotgun sequence, encodes the following:
- the mstnb gene encoding growth/differentiation factor 8, with the protein product MHLSQIVLYLSLLVALGPVVLSDQETHQQPPSAASPGETEQCATCEVRQQIKTMRLNAIKSQILSKLRMKEAPNISRDIVKQLLPKAPPLQQLLDQYDVLGDDNKDVVMEEDDEHATTETVMMMATEPASIVQVAEEPKCCFFSFSPKFQASRIVRAQLWVHLRPATEATTVFLQISRLMPVTDGSRHIRIRSLKIDVNAGLSSWQSIDVKQVLTVWLRQPETNWGIEINAFDSRGNDLAVTSTEPGEEGLQPFMEVKVSEGPRRARRDAGLDCDENSPESRCCRYPLTVDFEDFGWDWIIAPKRYKANYCSGECEYMHLQKYPHTHLVNKANPRGTAGPCCTPTKMSPINMLYFNRKEQIIYGKIPSMVVDRCGCS